In Leptospira kirschneri serovar Cynopteri str. 3522 CT, the sequence ACTCCCCATGAGTCGTTCGACAGATCGCATTTTATATTGTAGCTTAAGATGATATATCGTATTACGTTTCTTTCATGCAATTAATTGACCAGAGCTAAAAGAGCGTGGTCCGCAGTTTTATTTCGAGGAACTCACCTGACTTGATAAAAGTTTGCTTTATCAAAATAGAGTTGTTGAGAAATTCCATAGTTCAATTAACAAAACTGCTTCAATCGACCGTTTCATGAAAAAATGGTAGGAACTCCGGCTGATTAAAAAATTTTTAAAATTATGAATTATTTTTTCATAAAACTCTGAAAAATACGAACGATTGCAATGAATCAAGAACTGTAAGAAGTATGGTAAAAAAAGATCAAACTTCTTCTCGACACATTCGTAATCTCAGTAATGAACAAAAAAATTCTAAATTGATTACTGATAAAAAATCGATTTTAAAAAGAAATTCTCCATCCGATCTTTGGATTCCAAGAGTAAAAATTCCACATTTAACAAAACGAATTTCACAGTTTAAATCTTTAAAATGTATGTTACATTTCCTTTTAAAGAAAAACCGCCATCGATTACATTCTCCTTTTGCTCATTCTCAAAAAGAAAAGACCTTATATCAAGAAACCGAACTTGAACTGGTTCGTTTTTCTTTTCGACCTAACGCTGCGGATTGGGCGGAATTAAGACTTGCTGCTCGTTACTACGGTGTTTCCATTTGTAATTTTTTCGTAATGCTTCTTACTTTTGATGAAAATAAAGGTTCTTCAAAATCCTTTTGGAATGATTTTAAAAATCGAAAATTCCAAAATTCAGAAATTTTACTTATCCAATTGATTTCTTCCAAGAGGAATACTCTATTTTTTTCTATCGTCACCGGGTTTAACACTTTTCATGGGTTCGAACGAAAATCATCTGCTTAAAATGTTAACTCTTTCAATTCTACCGTAATTTGATTTTATGGCGGTCTTCCGACCCGAAATAAGACATAAACTACAGAAAATTCAGCAATTTAAATATTCAATTTTCAAAAAATTATAATATTTGTTTGTAATATAAAAATGAATATTCAAAAAAAATAAGGATAAAGGAAAAAAATTTCAAAAAACAGAGCCGACGGTTCCATTATCGGAACTGATAACGGTATGAAAATTAAAAAATCAAAACAACCATTCAGACATTTAAAATTATTCAAGCCAAACCGTTTTGGAAAAGATCGAACCGAGCAGAAACTCCGAGATTTTCCAAAAAATCTAAAAAAATTGGGGTCACCATCGGATGTCAATATTCCTAAGGAGTTGGTTTCTTATTTGAATAAAAGAATCCAAAGAGCAGGTTCTTTGAGATTACTTTTAAATCAATGTATCCATCAAAGACCATTTCTAATATTGGTTCCAAAACAAACTTTAAGGAACAAAATCAGTTACCAAAAACAAAAGCTCGAATTGCAGAGATATTCTTTTCGGCCATTTGAGAATGATTGGATAGAACTTAAAAGACTCGCCTTTCTACACGGAGTTTCGATGTGCAAAATGTTTGTAACACTATTATTGGAGACAGATCTTTATCCGGAATCTAGATATGTGGAAAATCTAATTTTAGATGAATTTAAAGAATATATCGGAGATCCGACCTTAATTCAAAAAACTAGAAACTAAATGAACATTTAAAACTGAGAAATTACTCAAAATGGATGGGCAATTTTACCAAAAATGCAAAGTTCTCAAAAATTGAGCTTGGCTGGGAATTGTTTGCTTTTTGCGGGAGGGTACTACATTCTCAGTTTTTTAAACAAACACGAATTCGAGGTAGTGCGAAAGGGATCGATGCGAGGAAACTAAAGCAAAACGCTCTCTCAAACTAAAGCCGTCTCACTCTCCATGAGTCGTTCGACAGATCGCGTTTTAAATTGCAACTTAAGATGAAATATCGTATTAAGTTTCTTTCATACAATTTATTGACCAGAGGGGAGAGTCCGGTCCGGCTCCAATGGCAAGCCGGATTCGCCCTGATTTTCTTACGCCCAATTTCAGGTTATAATAGAATAGCTAAAACTCTACCTTTAAACTTGAATTTGTTTGAAATACTTTATTATAGGAATGAGTAGAAGGTTTTGATTTTGAAACCGTTACGAATCAGAGTTCTATAAAAGAATTTTTAAAATTCTTCCTTCAAAATAGACTCATCTGAAAATTTATTCTCTATACAGGAATCAGTAGTATTTTTGAAAGTTAATTCCTCTCAGCAAAGAATTTTATTTTTTACCACGAAGAAAAAAAATAAGATACTACTTCGGACACATAAATAGAATGCTTGAGTTAGATTGTTTCAAAAATTTGAATGTAAACCTCTTCACAATAAGCCATAATCCGGGTCAGAATCATCTTTACAAAATCGACAGTTAATTTTCGATTCCACTTTCATACGCCTTCGTAGTAAATTGGTTAAATATTTCTTGAAAATGAAGATTAAATTCTTACAGTGTTTGAATCTTACTAATTACTGCATAATGAAAGTGTCCTAAATTTTGCATGTTTATCAGAAACTTGACTCAAAATTCATGGATTTTATTCTGTAGAAATCAGTAGAACTTAATTAAGAAAGTTATGGAGTGTATAATGTTCAAAAATTTAAAAAGAATGAGTATTTTATTTTTCCTTATAAGTCCCTTGTTTTCTTCTTCAGTTTTTGCTTTAGGGACTTACTCAGAAGGTTGGGCAGTAGTAAAATTGGTACAATTTGAAAGCCGCGGACTTATTTTTGATTCTTATGAGGGAATTTTAGAATTTACTACCTATGACAAATCCGAAAAATGCGAGTCATCCAAGGACGAATGTTTTTCTCCATTAAAAGAAAAAGTAGAATTTTCTGTTCGTCCCGAAAATGCAGAAACCGTAAATTTTTTAAGTAATAGTTTAAATCAAGAAATTTTGATTCAATACAAAATCCATAAAATTGAACCTGTCGCGCTTTCAACCGATTTTGAAATCATTTCTGCTCAAAGACAAATCCCTACTATTCCTAAGGAAGCTGCCGAGAAAATCATTGTAGATAAAACAGGATCTAAAAGAAATTTTTCGGTTTCAGGTAGAATTCTTCAATTGGATTATCAAGGAACTGCAATTGGAACTTATGAAGGTTTATATCTGGACGAAGTCCGTGGAAAAGTTCATCCTTTTTCGATTACGAACGATCAAGTAGCCGAATTTGCTTGGAACACGATGAAATTTGGAACAAAGTATTTCATAGGTATTTCCGTCGCCTTTGCAACGGGTTGGAGGAAATCGGATTATGATATTTTTGAAATCAATTATAAATCTCCAGCGGGTGGTGTTTATACCGATTTGAAAAAGTGATTTTTCCTTATAACTTTAGTAAAAAAATAAAAACTTTTCTTTTATTTAAAGAGGGCGGTCTACCGACCTCTTTAAATAAAATTTTTAATTAAAAGAAATATTACCCAGAAGTCCATGAAAGAGCTACTTGAGTTTATTCAAAAGTTAGAATGCAAGACCTCCTTCAAAATAAACAGTAAATTCAGGAATAAACACAATCGATAAAGCTTTTTATATTTCGCAAAAATTCATCGTTTTATTTTTAAGTGTTTCGGTTTTGTAGTAAAAAGAACCTTTATAAAAAGCAAAAATCAAATTTTTATTTATAAAATTCAAAAAGAATGATCGTTTAATCTAATTCTGCATGAAATCGTTGTTTTACGACCTTCATTAACGTGAGTTTGGCATGATTCATTTTTCTAAAAAAAGTTAGGACTTGAACTTTGAGGATTAGTTTCTTAAAATATAAGAACTACTGCAAACCACAATTTTACAAACTAATTCTAAAATTGTAGGAACTCATACTTTTAAAAAAATCTTTCTCGTTTTCTAACGTCGAACTAGTGTTACTTAAAGTGAATTTGACGTAAAAAAAATCTGGGGGAATCCGGCTTTGCCTGTAGTAAGCCGGACCAGACTTTTTAGCTGGTGAATAAATTGTATGCAAGAAACATTAAAGTATTTAAAGATATTACACAGTGAGAAAGATCAAGCACAGGCTGGTTTTACAGCTTTAACTTGCATTTAATCATAAATGATCGAGGTGAAATATTATCATTTATGAAACCTCCTGAAAATGTGGACGATAGGAATTTGAAAGTGATCTTTCCACTTGTTAAAAATATTTACAGAACGCCGGAAAAAAAATCCATCTGATTGTTCATTCAATGGGACATCAGTTCGTACTTACTGCGTTATCCGAAATTGGAAAAGAAACGGACAAACCCTTAATCCAAGAACTGATTCTAAACGCGCCTGACTTCGATTCTACGGAATTCAGACTCATTTCAGATTCTCTAATAAAATCCTCCAAAAGAATCACTCTCTATTGTTCTCCCGGAGATAACGCACTTCAAATTTCTGCATCCTTAAATCAAGGAAGTAGACTCGGTTCTTGTGCTCCCATCGAGGATTTCGACGTGGTAAATGTAAATCCTATAGATTCTTCCCTAATTTCTATCGGGCATGGATACTACTCGTCTAGACCTTTGTTAACGGACATTTATCAAGTATTTCTCGGAATCAAAGTCAAAAAGAGACTTTTTATCCAAAAATCTTTCGGAAATGAAAATTTCATTTTAAGAAATTAGTAAGGAATTGATTTTAATGTAACGTGAGCAGGGCGTAACGCGAAAGGGATCGATGAATGAACTAAAGCAAAACGCTCTCCTAAGGGTCGCGTTTTAGGGTCAATAAATTGAATCTAAAGACGATTGTTGTATTATGTTTCCTGTATGCAATTTATTGACCAGAGCTGAGAGCCCGGCCGGCTGCCTGTGGCAAGCCGGATTCGCCCCGGTTTTCTTATGTCGAACTCACGTTAATATAAGTTCTTTATCTAAAAAATATTTTTAAAATCGTATTTTCGCAAATACGATTATCAATATTTCATTTTTTACTAAAAAGGTTGAAAAAAATAGAAAGTAAACGTGAACATAAACCGAAATGAAAATTATACCGTTACCATGACTTTTTGTACATTCCGACAAATAACTTGTTGAATTCGGGAATATTTTTAGTAACTAATGGATATGCTTCATAAACCCAAAATATTGGTGGTCGAAGACGAGATCATCGTTGCCGTCAATCTAGGACAAAAGCTAAAAAAACTAGGTTATGAGCTTGTAGGAATCACATCATCTGGCGAAGAAGCAATCCAGAAAGCGGAAGAAAATCATCCGGATTTAGTTCTCATGGATATAAACATAGAAGGAAATTTGGACGGAATCGAAACCGCCGAAGTACTTCGAAATCGGTTTCATACACCCGTTATTTATCTAACCGCATACGCAGACGAAAGCACTTTAGACAGGGCTAAAAAAACGGAGCCATTAGGATATATCGTAAAACCTTTTGAATCGGATCAACTCCGCTCATCCATCGAAGTCGCCCTTTATAAAAATGAAATTGAACAAAGATCAAAACAAACAGAAGAAAAATTAAAAGGCGCTCTGGATCAACTCGGAGCAGGAATTGTAACCACTGACGAAAACGGGCTTCTTCTTTTTATGAATCCGGCTGCTGAAAAATTGATTGGTTGTAAATATGAAGATTATTTAGGAAAACCGATTCGACAAATTTTGTTTTTCAGAAATGGATCTGGCAATACGGTCGAAAACTTAGTAGAAGAAGTGCTCAAATCCGGGCTTCCCAAAGATAATGGAAATTTATTTTTAGTCTCCAAAAACGGAAGTAGTCATGAAATTCAATTTCAAAGTTCTCCTATCTTTGGGGGAGAAGAAAAATTAACCGGAACTTTTAATATTCTTAGAACCAAAGAACAACATACAAATAACGCTGAAAAAGATACTTATCTCAAAGAAATTCATCATAGAATCAAAAACAATCTTACGATCATCTCCTCTATTTTTAGTCTTAGATCGGGTCAAACAACTGGAGAATCTAACGACGTTCTTAGAGAAAGTCAAAATCGTCTGAGAGCTGTGGCTCTTCTTCACGAAATTCTCTATGAAAGTAAGGACCTTTCTTTGATCAGTTTTGAACTCTATGTAAAAAAACTTACGGACGCACTTTTTCAAATCTATCAAGTAAATAGAGAAAAGGTTAGTCTGGAACTCAATATTCAAGAAGGTAAAGTAAAAGCCGAGATTGGTATGAATCTCGCTTTGATCATCAATGAACTCATTACAAATTCTTTAAAACACGGATTGGCTAATTCTGAATCCGGCTCGATTCGAGTTCATTTTACAAAGGAAAACGACATTTTAATCCTTGAGGTTTCTGACAGCGGAAACGGTCTTCCCGAAGAATCAATTCGAAAAAGAAATCCAAGTTCTCTTGGTCTATCCCTTGTGGAATCTCTTGCAAAACAAATCGGCGGTAAGATCGATTTTCTCAATCAAGAAGGCGCTTGCGTTCAACTTCGTTTTCCCGTTTCGGCTTAAAAAAATTTTCTGTTTCAAATTTGTTCTAGTCAAAAAAGAAACACCTGTTAGGTGATTTATATACTCATCCCTATAAAATCGAGTTTTTATAAATGTCGTATGATGTGCCGGTTAACGCGTTTTCGTTATAATTATATGCAAAAGCGATTAAAGTGAAGGAACTCAAGCAGAACGTTTTACTGAACTCAATACATCGCTCCCTGAATGCTGATCCTTAGAAAGGCATTGGCTGAGTTTTACGAATCGTTCGAAGTAACTCAAACGTCTCGCTTCTACGGTCGCTCGACAGATCGCGGGCTCTATAATCAATTGTAACTTAAGACGAAATATCATATTATGTTTTTTTTATACAATTTATTAACTAACGCGAAAGCGCAGCCGGATTCGCCCTAATTTTATTACGTCGAACTCACGTTAAAATGCATTTAAAACCTATACATTCACAATGTGATTTAATTTGTGGGAACTACCACTGAATTTAACAATGAAAATACGATTTATAAATCTATAAACTTCACAAAGAGACTTAATCTGTGGGAACTACCACCACGAATACTCAATTTTCACGGTAGAATTTACCAAACCAGGCATTCTCCGAAAGAGAAACTTGAGTCCGTAAAAATAAAAAGGAACTCCTATTTTTAGAATAGATTTTTCCTAATTTCTATTATTTCGAATTTATGTTAAATAAAAACCTGTAATGTTTGATATACAAAACATTCCAATTTTTTAAAATTGTGGGAACTCTCACAAAACTTAGAAATCATTGTTCCAAGCAATCAATCCCTATCGATTAGTCATTTCTCATATATTAGAGTATCATAACTTTTGAAAAAAATCTCCGTTTCAGGAACAAAATTTTAAACACTTTATTCCAAGGTCTCCCTCAAACAAGAGGAAGAAACTACTCCCACGCGGAACAAAAGTTACCGTATTCACGTTTCAATCCGCTTCCTCTTAAAGAAGAGGAAGAAACAGCGGCTTGATAGGACTGAAAATAATGTATTATAAAATACTTTATTAAGCTTTCTAGACATAATAATCGCGAACCTATTTTTACCATACTGTACAATTGTTAAGCTAATCTATTCCATCGCCAAACAACGAAATCTATACAAGAGCGCGAAAGATCCACAATTGATCGGGAAAAACAGGTTCGCAAAGAACAATTCATTGTAAAAGATCGGCTAATCAAAGGCAAAAACTTATAATAGGATTCCAGGAAAAATAGATTTAAAACTATAAATGAGTCAATGTTCACCTAACTGAAATTTTCAGAAAAGAAACGGAAGAATTCTTTAGAAATTATCTCAAATCAAAATTTTAAAAAAATGTTTTTTAGGCCTTACGAATTTTAGAGATTTTGAAAGGATCAATTCAAAAACAATTGAATTTAAACTCAACAAAATAGACTGACTCGTCGGTAAACATTCGCGAAGTTTTTAGTTTTGAAACAACCTAGTAAAATTCTCTATAAACTCGTATTACTTAACGTAAGGAATCCATAATTCTGAAAAAAGTTATGATTTGAACTTTATAGATTAATTTCTAAAATGTAGGAACTACTGCAAAATTTCATCTGGAAAAGTATGATTTAAAATCGCAAGAAAGAGACTTAATCTGTGGGAACTACACCAATTTATAAAATAGAAATTTATAATAATTGAATCTGTCGTATTTATGTGTGGGAACTCTCACAAACCACAATTTTACAAATAATTCCTAAAATTGTAGGAACTCATACTTTTAAAAAATTCTTTCTCAGTCGGCTCACGTTAAAATGGGATTTAAATTTTGATGATGGTCGTAAAACAACGGTTTTGTGCAAAAACCGGATGGACGATAATTCTTGTTGTATTTTATAGTAATTCCCACAATTTTTAAAGTTTAACTGGTAAATCCACGATTTGTGGTAGTTCCCACATTTATTTTTTACGAAAAAATTGACTTAAGATAAAACAAATCTCTTACGCTGAAACTCGTATTACTTAGGTTTTTTTCGAATCTGCTTTGCTCTGTATAAAATCGAATAAGAATGATTTTCGTCTGTAGAATTATACCAAAATCGTTTTTCTGTAAAAATGTGGGAACTACCACATTCCACTCTCTCTAAAAGCTCCTTCCATTCTTCTTTTGGATGCTGATGACGAATTTTTTCCCAACTGATGATCAATTCAAACCTCCTACCTCCAAAGATTATGAGAATCATTCTCATAATTAGAAAATTGTCTACCATTTCTTTGTATCAGGAATGACTTGTAAGAATTTTTTTACTCCTCAGACTGGCCGGGATGAAAACCCATTTTGAATTTTTTGAAATCGTTCCAAGACCAGAAGACAAAACCGCTATTCTTTATCTCAATAGACCCGAAAAAAGAAACGCAATGAACTGGCCTTTTTGGAGGGATTTGCCGGATACAATCGAAGAAATCAATTCGAACCCGGACATTCATTCATTCGTGATCGCCGCAAGAGGCAAATCCTTCTCCACCGGTTTAGATCTGGATTCATTTATCCAACAATTCGGAACGGTAATCCAAGCCCCCTTAGGTAGTGATCGAAGAAAGTTCTTTGATCTCATTTTAAAAATGCAAAAAGGAATCAATGCAGTTTACGGTTCTCCTAAACCTTCCATCGCAGCAGTTCAAAAACATTGTATCGGCGGCGGTTTGGATCCGATCTCCGCCTGCGATATTCGTTACGCTACCATAGACGCTTCCATCTCTCTTAGAGAAGCAAAAGTTGCGATTGTCGCTGACATGGGTTCCATCAACAGACTTCCTTCTATCATCGGACAAGGTCATACAAGAGAATTGGCCTTAACCGGAAAAGACATAGACGGACCAGAAGCGGAAAGAATCGGACTCGTTACTAAAGTATTTCCAACCGAAGAAGAAATGATGAACGCGGCTCTTGCAACTGCAAAGGAAATCGCCGAAAATCCTAAAATAGTCGTTTCTGGAATCAAAGACGTGATGAGATATTCCGAAGGAAAACCGTTAGACGCCGGTTTAAATTATGTTGCTCTTTGGAATTCTAGCTTTTTAGATTCCGCAGATTTTAGAGGGGCAATACAATCTTTTCGGGAACGCAAACGCCCCGTCTATAACCAATCTTAATTTATGCGTAAATGTCTAGTATCTTTCTCTGACCTTCTTCTTTTAAATTCTGAACCCCAGCTTCTACGGCAAGATTCAGCATTTTTCGATTTAGGTCGTTTTGTATCTGAAAGATTTCTTTAGGCAGATTCGCTACCCTTTCCAAAAGCAAACTCTGGTTTGTATTTCCGTTGATATTCATAAATTCCCTCTTCCGAGAATTTGGGGTTTTCTTTTTTTTTACCCCGGTTCTATTCTCGGATGATCAATAGAAAACTTGATTATTTTTTGAAAATTTTTAATCTGTCTAAACTGTGAATTTCCCCGCACTGATCAGATCTGCGATTCAGAGGAGCATCAAAGAGAATTTACCAAAGCTTTCAATTTATATAAAGAAGCTCTTTCCTTCACCAAAAATCCTAAAACGATTCTTAAAATACTCAATCGCCAAGCCTGGTGTCAATATCATATAGGAAACACTCGAGAAACTTTGAGTCTATTCCAAGAAATCATTTCCAAATATTCAAAAGAACCGGAAAGTTATCTTTATTATTCCAACTATCTCATTAAGATCAACAATTTCAAACAGGCTAAAAAGATTCTCACAAAAGGAATCGATCTCTATCCAGATCAATTAGAACTTTATCTCACCTTGGCTTCTCTTTTGAAAGATACCGATCGTTCCAATGAGGCCATCACGATTTTAAAACAAGCACTGGCTCAGGAAAAACTTTCGAGAGGTAAGGGAATTCTACGCAAAGATATTTGGGCGGAACTGGGACATCTTTACTATCAAAGGGGAAATTATAACTCCGCTTTAGTTTCTCTCAAAACTTCCATGCGTATGGACAGCGACGAAAACTTTCTTCACTACGACATGATCGCTCAGTGTTATCTAAAAGTAGCCGACCATAAAAACGCACTTAAGTTTATAGACTTATACATTCAATATTTTGGAGAATCTGATTCGGATATTCTCATAATCAAAGCAAGAGCTCACGCACAACTCGGAGAAAATCATCTGGCCTGTGCTTCCCTTTTACAAGCTTACTCCATGGAAAACGGTCTTAAACTCAACGCCGAAGATATGATCGACTTTGCCCCTCTTCTTCAAACCGGCTTTTTTGATACATTAGAAAATGTTGAAATAGAAGATCCCTAATTCGATCAGGAAATCCTTCGGATCAAAATAATTCTTTTTAATCCAAATTCAAAATCGATTCGAAACACAGAAATATATACTATAAAATGAGTTCGATATAAAAAAAATCGGGGCGAATCCAGCTTACTACAGGCAAGCTGGATCGGGCTCTTTTGCTCTGGTCAAGTTATTGTAAAATTCCAGAACCAGATTCAATTTTTATAAAATATCAATAACTTGAGTTTCCAACGCAACCTGTCGAACGACCCATGGGGAGTGAGACGCTGAGTTACTTCGAGCAACCTAAAACGCTTTCGTAAAAAGCGTTTTGCTGAGTTTACAACGCGATCCATAGAGAGCGTTTTGCTGAGTTCAGGGAGCGATGCATTGAGTTTGAGGAAAGCGTTGTGCTTTAGTTCATTCATCGATCCCTTTCGCGTTACCATAACTCTCCCCAAAACCCAATCATTACAAAAAACATTTATAAAAAAATAACTTTCTCCCTCAATCCTCCAGAAGTGGTTAAAACAATATTTAATATTAAAAATATTATAATAAAATAAATTTATAATTATTTGTTAATACTAAATCACACAAATAAAACATCATCAGAAAATCCGTAGAAATCCAAATTTCAAACATCCCTAAAATAACGCTCCTTAAGTCTTTAGCCCGATTACCTAAGTATTTTTATATATTTTGTCTTTATTAGTATTTTTTTATAAAATACTATTCATTTTTATGTTATATGATAACATAAAATACAAACATAAAGAATGGAGATAGTGAATAATGATAAATAAAATAACAAAACTAAAATTACTTATAGGTTACTGCCTATTATTACTCTCCCTGATGCGTTGTTTACCCGAAAATAAATCCTCATATAAGGATTTATTTATTTCGTTATTATTTCTCTCTAACCAAACAAATAATAACCAAGTAAATTCGGCTTCTATAAATAACGACTCTACAAATGCAAATCCAGCGAACCCTGCGTCTGCAAATAACAATCAAGTAAATGCTATTCCCGTAAATGACGAACCCGCAAATCTAAATCTAGCCAACTCTGCACCTGCAAATAATAATCAGGCAAATGCAGTTCCAGCTAACAATGGTTTGATGAATGAAAATTCCTTAAATAACATTCCTACAAAAGTAAATTCTAAAAATGTAGAAATAAAAGTATTAAGTCACAACCTATTTATGTTGCCTACAAATCTTCCAGGGTGGGGAAATTGGGGACACGACGAAAGAGCAAAACGAATTTCACAATCGGATTACGTAAAAAATCAGGACGTTATCGTGTTCGAAGAAGCTTTCGACACAAACGCAAGAAACATTCTCTTAGACAATCTTCAAAAAGAATATCCGTATCAAACAGATGTGGTCGGAAGAACAAAAAATAATTGGGACGCAAGCTTAGGCAATTTCAGATCTTACTCTCTCGTTAACGGAGGAGTTGTAATCCTAAGTAAATGGCCTATCGAAGAAAAGATTCAATATATCTTTAACGACTCAGGGTGTGGAGCCGATTGGTTTGCAAATAAAGGATTTGTTTACGTAAAAATCAATAAAGAAGGAAAGAAATTTCATGTCATCGGAACCCACGTTCAGTCTCAGGATCAGAATTGTTCAAATTTAGGAGTACCAAACAGGGCCAATCAATTCAATGATATTAGAAATTTTATATATTCTAAAAATATTCCAAAAGATGAAACCGTTTTGATCGTGGGTGACTTAAACGTTATCAAAAAAAGTAACGAATATTTCGATATGATTTCCAGGTTAAACGTTAGCGAACCTAAATATGTGGGAGTTCCTTTTACTTGGGATGCAAAAACAAACGAAATTGCCGCATACTATTACGAAAACCAAGAACCGGTTTACTTGGATTATATCTTTGTTTCAAAATTACACGCTCAACCTCCGGTTTGGCAAAATTTAGCTTACGATCCGGTCTCTAAACAAACCTGGACAACATCCGGATATACAAGCGACGAATTTTCAGATCACTATCCGGTATACGGTTTTGTATATGCAGATTCCTCTACTCCTACAAAGTCCGGACATAAAAGAAAATATGATCAAGTTTCTTTTCAATCGGCTGCTAACGGTAAATTTATTCAAGCAGATCCTAATAGAAAAAACGGTTGGCTAAGAGCGGATACAGCAATAGAAACCGATTTTACTAAATTCAATTTATTGCAAGAAGGGAATTTAAATCCTTCCTGTATAAAAAGTGGTCTCGTTAGAATCGAATCTTCTCATTCCTTAAATTACTTTTGGAATTGGTGGTTAGGCGGAGGCTCCGGTAACTATGGCTACTATCCTAAGTTTAATGACGCTTCCAACCAACTTGAAATTATCAATTTGAGTACGGAATGTCTGGAAGACGGTAATAAAATCGTATTCAAAGATTATGATACTTATTCTAAAGACCATTACTATCTTACTGTTTGGGACAAAGGAAATTGGAATGAACATCTTTATCTTTGGAAAGATTCCATCAGCCAGAGGGAAATATTTTACCTC encodes:
- a CDS encoding DUF1564 family protein, translated to MVKKDQTSSRHIRNLSNEQKNSKLITDKKSILKRNSPSDLWIPRVKIPHLTKRISQFKSLKCMLHFLLKKNRHRLHSPFAHSQKEKTLYQETELELVRFSFRPNAADWAELRLAARYYGVSICNFFVMLLTFDENKGSSKSFWNDFKNRKFQNSEILLIQLISSKRNTLFFSIVTGFNTFHGFERKSSA
- a CDS encoding DUF1564 family protein, with amino-acid sequence MKIKKSKQPFRHLKLFKPNRFGKDRTEQKLRDFPKNLKKLGSPSDVNIPKELVSYLNKRIQRAGSLRLLLNQCIHQRPFLILVPKQTLRNKISYQKQKLELQRYSFRPFENDWIELKRLAFLHGVSMCKMFVTLLLETDLYPESRYVENLILDEFKEYIGDPTLIQKTRN
- the lsa26 gene encoding surface adhesion protein Lsa26; this translates as MFKNLKRMSILFFLISPLFSSSVFALGTYSEGWAVVKLVQFESRGLIFDSYEGILEFTTYDKSEKCESSKDECFSPLKEKVEFSVRPENAETVNFLSNSLNQEILIQYKIHKIEPVALSTDFEIISAQRQIPTIPKEAAEKIIVDKTGSKRNFSVSGRILQLDYQGTAIGTYEGLYLDEVRGKVHPFSITNDQVAEFAWNTMKFGTKYFIGISVAFATGWRKSDYDIFEINYKSPAGGVYTDLKK
- a CDS encoding histidine kinase dimerization/phosphoacceptor domain -containing protein encodes the protein MDMLHKPKILVVEDEIIVAVNLGQKLKKLGYELVGITSSGEEAIQKAEENHPDLVLMDINIEGNLDGIETAEVLRNRFHTPVIYLTAYADESTLDRAKKTEPLGYIVKPFESDQLRSSIEVALYKNEIEQRSKQTEEKLKGALDQLGAGIVTTDENGLLLFMNPAAEKLIGCKYEDYLGKPIRQILFFRNGSGNTVENLVEEVLKSGLPKDNGNLFLVSKNGSSHEIQFQSSPIFGGEEKLTGTFNILRTKEQHTNNAEKDTYLKEIHHRIKNNLTIISSIFSLRSGQTTGESNDVLRESQNRLRAVALLHEILYESKDLSLISFELYVKKLTDALFQIYQVNREKVSLELNIQEGKVKAEIGMNLALIINELITNSLKHGLANSESGSIRVHFTKENDILILEVSDSGNGLPEESIRKRNPSSLGLSLVESLAKQIGGKIDFLNQEGACVQLRFPVSA
- a CDS encoding LIC12628 family protein; this translates as MRMILIIFGGRRFELIISWEKIRHQHPKEEWKELLERVECGSSHIFTEKRFWYNSTDENHSYSILYRAKQIRKKPK
- a CDS encoding crotonase/enoyl-CoA hydratase family protein; translation: MKTHFEFFEIVPRPEDKTAILYLNRPEKRNAMNWPFWRDLPDTIEEINSNPDIHSFVIAARGKSFSTGLDLDSFIQQFGTVIQAPLGSDRRKFFDLILKMQKGINAVYGSPKPSIAAVQKHCIGGGLDPISACDIRYATIDASISLREAKVAIVADMGSINRLPSIIGQGHTRELALTGKDIDGPEAERIGLVTKVFPTEEEMMNAALATAKEIAENPKIVVSGIKDVMRYSEGKPLDAGLNYVALWNSSFLDSADFRGAIQSFRERKRPVYNQS
- the sph gene encoding sphingomyelin phosphodiesterase gives rise to the protein MINKITKLKLLIGYCLLLLSLMRCLPENKSSYKDLFISLLFLSNQTNNNQVNSASINNDSTNANPANPASANNNQVNAIPVNDEPANLNLANSAPANNNQANAVPANNGLMNENSLNNIPTKVNSKNVEIKVLSHNLFMLPTNLPGWGNWGHDERAKRISQSDYVKNQDVIVFEEAFDTNARNILLDNLQKEYPYQTDVVGRTKNNWDASLGNFRSYSLVNGGVVILSKWPIEEKIQYIFNDSGCGADWFANKGFVYVKINKEGKKFHVIGTHVQSQDQNCSNLGVPNRANQFNDIRNFIYSKNIPKDETVLIVGDLNVIKKSNEYFDMISRLNVSEPKYVGVPFTWDAKTNEIAAYYYENQEPVYLDYIFVSKLHAQPPVWQNLAYDPVSKQTWTTSGYTSDEFSDHYPVYGFVYADSSTPTKSGHKRKYDQVSFQSAANGKFIQADPNRKNGWLRADTAIETDFTKFNLLQEGNLNPSCIKSGLVRIESSHSLNYFWNWWLGGGSGNYGYYPKFNDASNQLEIINLSTECLEDGNKIVFKDYDTYSKDHYYLTVWDKGNWNEHLYLWKDSISQREIFYLRLNSTPAKNWNTDLIYR